The following proteins are encoded in a genomic region of Pyxicephalus adspersus chromosome 9, UCB_Pads_2.0, whole genome shotgun sequence:
- the CHRM4 gene encoding muscarinic acetylcholine receptor M4, with amino-acid sequence MNSEGGAVLMEDTDIFYNLSASYWPTTMENTSWLNTTSVDTQSPNYTMNARNQYQTMEMIFIATVTGSLSLVTVVGNILVMLSIKVNRQLQTVNNYFLFSLACADLIIGVFSMNLYSVYIIKGYWPLGPIVCDLWLALDYVVSNASVMNLLIISFDRYFCVTKPLTYPARRTTKMAGLMIAAAWLLSFALWAPAILFWQFIVGERTVKDDECYIQFLSNPAVTFGTAIAAFYLPVVIMTILYIHISLASRSRVRRHCPDAKQEKKKPISSMKSPLIKQTKSPPKSEPLEAKPEEENGVRNGKIDKSLTNLQSVEEKETSNESSTASMANNPQEKQLSNASSGVVLAPTQSMQSLHPRVNTASKWSKIKIVTKQTGNECITAIEIVPECSIPLHKDSGLPNTRPGNVARKFASIARNQVRKKRQMAAREKKVTRTIFAILLAFIITWTPYNVMVLINTFCETCIPETVWYIGYWLCYVNSTINPACYALCNATFKKTFKHLLMCQYRNIGAAR; translated from the coding sequence ATATTTTCTACAATCTCTCCGCATCTTATTGGCCGACTACAATGGAAAACACCTCTTGGCTGAACACCACAAGTGTTGATACTCAAAGTCCAAATTATACGATGAATGCTAGGAACCAGTACCAAACAATGGAGATGATTTTCATTGCCACAGTCACAGGCTCGCTTAGCTTAGTCACTGTGGTGGGAAACATTTTGGTCATGCTTTCCATCAAGGTCAATCGACAGCTGCAGACAGTGAACAATTATTTTCTCTTCAGCTTGGCCTGTGCTGACCTTATTATTGGTGTTTTTTCCATGAACCTTTACTCTGTATACATTATTAAGGGCTACTGGCCTCTTGGCCCCATTGTGTGTGATCTGTGGCTGGCTCTAGACTACGTTGTCAGCAATGCTTCTGTAATGAACCTTCTGATCATCAGCTTCGATCGGTATTTCTGTGTTACCAAACCACTGACTTATCCAGCTCGAAGAACCACCAAGATGGCAGGGCTGATGATTGCAGCAGCCTGGCTTCTTTCCTTTGCCCTCTGGGCACCTGCTATTCTGTTTTGGCAATTCATTGTGGGTGAGAGGACAGTGAAAGATGATGAATGCTACATCCAGTTTCTTTCTAATCCAGCAGTCACTTTTGGTACAGCCATTGCAGCCTTCTACCTTCCCGTGGTTATCATGACCAtactatatattcatatttcattggCTAGCAGAAGCAGAGTCCGCAGGCACTGTCCAGATGCTAAACAAGAGAAGAAGAAACCCATTAGTTCTATGAAAAgccctttaataaaacagaccaaGAGTCCTCCAAAATCAGAGCCTTTGGAAGCAAAACCAGAAGAGGAGAATGGAGTGAGAAATGGCAAAATAGATAAGTCTCTGACCAACCTTCAGTCAGTGGAGGAGAAAGAGACCTCAAATGAATCAAGCACAGCCAGCATGGCCAACAATCCTCAGGAGAAGCAGCTGAGTAACGCATCCTCTGGTGTTGTCTTGGCTCCTACCCAGAGTATGCAGTCTTTGCACCCAAGGGTGAATACTGCTTCAAAGTGGTCAAAAATCAAGATTGTCACAAAGCAGACAGGCAATGAGTGCATAACAGCCATTGAGATTGTGCCTGAATGCTCAATTCCCCTGCACAAAGATTCTGGCCTGCCAAACACACGTCCAGGCAATGTGGCAAGAAAGTTTGCAAGTATTGCCCGCAATCAGGTGAGGAAGAAACGGCAGATGGCAGCGAGGGAGAAGAAAGTTACTAGGACCATATTTGCCATTCTGTTGGCATTTATCATCACATGGACACCTTACAACGTCATGGTcctcataaatacattttgtgagaCTTGCATTCCAGAAACAGTGTGGTACATAGGATATTGGCTCTGCTACGTGAACAGCACAATAAATCCAGCTTGTTACGCTCTGTGCAATGCCACCTTCAAAAAGACCTTTAAACACCTACTTATGTGTCAATACAGGAACATTGGTGCAGCCAGATAG